AGGTCCGCAGCCTCACACGCGCGATGCTGTGCCACCTGGCCACGTTCATCGACGCCGACAACCTCCAGATCGCGATCCTCGCCGGCCCCGACGCCCTGCCCCAGTGGGAATGGGCGAAGTGGCTGCCGCACACCCATTCGCTGCACGCCCACGACGCCGTGGGCCGTACCCGGATGATCGGGGCCGCGTTCTCCGACATCTCCGACTACCTGCCGCCGGGCGTGGGCGACCGGCCCAGGTTCCAGCCCGGGGCGGAGGTCTTCCCGCATCTCGTCGTGGTCGTCGACGGCGGTCACCTGCCGGACGACCACCCGATCGCGACCCGGGACGGCGTCGCCGGGGTCACCCTGATCGACCTGCCCGCCCAGTGGGACGAGCTGCGCGATCGGAACACGGTGCGGCTGCGCCTCTTCGACCCGGTCGCGGCGGCCGGCGGCGCGGACGTCACCCCGATGCAGGTGCTGCAGCGGTCCCGGCAGGCCACCGACGCGCTCGCCGACCGGATGAGCATCGCCGAGGCCGAGGCGACGGCGCGTCGGCTCACCCCGTTCGCGCTCGAGCAGGAGAGCGACGAGGGCCCGCGGACGGCGGTCTCGGCCGAGCTGACCGACCTGCTCGGGCTGCCGGACGTGCGCGACTTCGACCCGGAGGTCGCCTGGCGTCCCCGGCTCGCCCGCGACCGGCTCCGGGTCCCGATCGGCCTGAGCCCGCAGGGCCAGCCGATCTCCCTCGACCTCAAGGAGTCGGCGGAGCAGGGGATGGGACCGCACGGCCTGCTCATCGGCGCCACCGGCTCGGGCAAGTCCGAGGTGCTGCGCACGCTCGTGCTCGCCCTCGCGCTCACCCACTCCTCCGAGGCGCTCAACTTCGTGCTCGTCGACTTCAAGGGTGGGGCCACGTTCGCGGGTATGGCGGACATGCCACACGTGTCGGCGATCATCACCAACCTCGGCGAGGAGCTCACGCTCGTCGACCGCATGGCCGACGCCCTGCAGGGCGAGATGATCCGCCGCCAGGAGCTCCTGCGCTCGGCCGGGAACTTCGCCAACGTCGGCGACTACGAGAAGGCCCGCAAGGCGAGCGGCCGCACCGACCTGCCGCCGCTGCCGGCGCTGGTCATCGTGGCCGACGAGTTCACCGAGCTGCTCAGCGCCAAGCCCGACTTCGCCGACCTGTTCACGCAGATCGGGCGGCTCGGCCGCTCCATGCACATCCACCTGCTGCTCTCGACCCAGCGGTTGGAGGAGGGCAAGCTCCGCGGGCTCGACTCCCATCTGTCGTACCGGATCGGCCTCAAGACCTTCTCCGGCGCCGACTCCCGGGCCGTCATCGGCGTGCCGGACGCGTTCGAGCTGCCCGGCGGCGGTGGGCACGGGTTCCTCAAGCCGGATTCGACCACGCTGCTGCAGTTCCGCGCGGCCTACGTCTCCGCGCCCCCGAAGGCCCGCCGGCGCGCCACGCCGGTGCGCACGGAGGCCACGCAGGTGCGGGTGGAGGCGTTCACCGCCGCCCCGGTGCTCTCGGCCACGAAGGAGGTCGAGCCGGTGCCGGCAATACCCGCGGGGCCCGCTGGACCGGCCGAACCTGCCGAGAAGCGGGTGACGTTCGACATCGCGGTCTCCCGGATGAAGGGGCACGGGCTGCCGGCGCACCAGGTGTGGCTGCCGCCGCTCGAGGTGCCCGAGACGTTCGACGCCCTCATGCCGGATCTGAGTGTGGACGGCGAACTCGGCCTGGTCTCACGCCGCTGGCGGGAGGCGGGGGTGCTCACGTTCCCGCTCGGAATCGTGGACCGGCCGCTCGAGCAGCGCCGGGAGGTGCTGCGCTTCTCCCTCGCGGGCGCGGGTGGTCACATGGCCGTCGTCGGCGGCCCGCGCACGGGCAAGTCGACCGCGTTGCGGTCGGTGGTCACGGGGCTCGCGCTCACGCACACCCCGCACGAGGTGCAGTTCTTCGTCATGGACTTCGGCGGCGGCACGTTCGCCCCGCTGGCGGACCTGGCGCACGTCGCCGGGGTCGCCTCCCGCAGCCAGCCCGACGTCGTGCGCCGGGTGCTGGCCGAGGTGACCGGGATCGTCAACGCCCGGGAGAAGTACTTCGTGGCCCACGGCATCGACTCGATCGAGACCTACCGGCAGCGCCGGGCCGAGGGCCGGGTCGACGACGGCTGGGGCGACGTGGTGCTCATCGTCGACGGGTGGCCCACCCTGCGCTCGGAGTTCGACGACATGGAGAGTGAGATCCAGGCACTCGGTGCCCGGGGCCTCACGTTCGGGCTGCACGTCCTCGCCTCCGCGAACCAGTGGATGAACTTCCGCACCCAGATGAAGGACCTGTTCGGCACGAAACTCGAGCTGCAGCTCGGCAATCCGATGGACTCCGACATCGACCGGAAGGTCGCGGCGAACATCCCGGCCGACCGTCCGGGCCGGGGCCTCATCGCCTCGGGCCACCACGTGCTCGCGGCGCTTCCGAGGATCGACGGCCGCCCGGAGCCGGACGTCCTCGCCCCCGGGGTGGACCACCTGATCGAATCGGTGAACAAGGCGTGGACGAAGGCCCCCGGCCCGAAGCTGCGGCTGCTGCCCACCGACGTCTCGCCGGCGGACGTGCTCGCCGCGGCCCCGTCCGGCGATCAGCTCCTCCTCGGGGTCGAGGAGGCCGCGCTCACGGGTGTGGGCATCGATCCACGGGTCGAACCGCACGTGTACGCCTTCGGCGACTCCGGCTCGGGCAAGTCGACGTTCATCGCCTCGATGGCGGCCGAGATCCAGCGGCTCTACACCCCGGAGCAGGCACAGATCCTCCAGGTGGACTACCGGTTCGCGCACCTCGGCGCGATCCCCGACGAGTACCTGGCCGGCTACTACCGCACGGCCCCGAACGCGATGGCCGGGATCAAGGATCTCGCGGCCTTCCTCAGTGGCCGGCTCCCCGGCCCGGACGTGACCGCCGATCAGCTGCGGGCGCGCTCGTGGTGGACGGGCAAGGACGTGTTCCTACTCGTCGACGACTACGAGCTCGTGGCCACCTCCCAGGGAAATCCGCTGCTGCCGCTCGTGCCGCTCCTGCCCCAGGCCCGTGACATCGGCCTGCACGTCGTGCTCGTGCGCTCCGCCGGCGGGGCGGCGAAGTCGCTCTACGAGCCGGTCATCCAGTCGCTGTCGGACCTCGCCTCGCCGGGGCTCATCCTCGCCGGGTCGCCGGCGGAGGGGCCCCTCGTCAAGAACGTCAAGCCGAAGCCCGGGGATCCGGGTCGCGCCCAGCTCGTGACCCGGCGCGGGGTGCAGGTCGTCCAGCTCATGCACACCCCGCTCGCCGACCAGTAGCCTCCGCACCCAACCTGGGCGGCCTCGACACGGCCACGTGGGGTGTAGCGCCCCCATATGGCGGCTGCCGAGGGACCTGGGTGCCGCCAACACGAGCAGATGGGGTCCAGCGCACCCAGGTGCCGGATGGTGCGGGGTCGGCCACTCGTCTTCCGGATACCTCCCTGCGGCTTCTCATGCCGCCGCCGTGCGGTGTGATCCGCTACGTCGGCGGGTACGGCTCGCTAGATCGACTCCCCGTGCTCTCATCGATCGCGGCCGCCCGCACCGTACGAGCATGGACATCCATTCCCAGGCTCGTAATCTCGGTCACCACCCCGGGGCCTCCTACGAATGCGTGCTCCCCGCCCACCGGCCGATCAAGGTGATCCACGAGAGACTTCATACGCGGGACCTTCGCCCACGAGCGCACTCGAGCAACCCGACACCCACAAGGCGTCGGAGGTTCGGCACGCACCGCTGCGGCGATGGTGTGAGACGACGGGTCCGATCGTCGCCGATAGCACGGGCTCCAACGCGTTCGGCGGGCTGATCCTGGGCCCAGGTCAACGACTGCTTCCTCCACGGCGTGAGGCGGCGCGGCAATGGTTGCAGCGCCGCCTCGCACTCGCTCTACTTCGTGTCCTACTTCAGGCGTAGCAGCCCAACAACCAGACAGGCGATGCCGGCCGGGCGGAGGAAGCCGCCCGCGATCACGTCGAGGATATTGGTGATCCGGAAGCTGGAATCATCACCCACGAACAGCAAGGGAACATTGACTGAGAACACGTTGATCAAGGCGCTGACCACAAGCAGCACTGCCGCGACCCCGATCATCCTCCGTCCATCAGCGAGCCACTCGACGATTGCGGAGCGTGGACGGTCATCGTTGCTGTGGCGCGTAGACATCTCGGACCTCTCATTTTCAGGAAACATGCGTCAGCCCATCACCACTCCGGTCACACCCACAGTTCCCGGGTTGCGAACCTTGAACTTCGGAATAGCCCAGACATTGCCCCACGGAACCGTGTAGCCCACGAGGCCCGCACTACTGTTGCCGCATCCTGCGGGGTAGAAATGCTGCACAGTCACCGGGGGCTGCCCGGGCGCGCCCTGCGTCGTCACCCAGCCGGCAACGGCCACGCAGGCGCTTCCGTACGAGGAGGGATTCACCTGCCAAGCGTACGTAGTCTTGTGGCCGGGCGATCCCGCAATGCTGCATCCGAGATTGATCGCATTCCCCCACGAGGTCATCCCGACGGTAGCCGTGAAGGTCCTCGAGCTGCCACAGCCGTACTGAAGAGTGGCGAACGGCTCAGAAGCCGGTCCAGACTCAGGGTTCGGTTCGGGCGTCGCGCCGCCAAGCGCATCGCTGACGTAGGCCAAGACATCCGCCTTGGGCACGTCCGGCATCACGACAAGCGTCGAGTCTGGCTCGATGCCATCGAGCTCCACCTTGAGTCCTCCCTCCTCCGTCCCTTGAACGGCCGCATCACTGACTAGGAGGAGGTCCAGCGATCCCTCGACACGCAGCCGCACACTCCCCTCGTCATCGACTACGACGGATCCGCCAGCAGCTTCGACCTCCGAGAACGCACTGGTGAAACCGGCACTCGCATCCGAACTGCTCTTGCCCACCGAGGGCGCACTGATGGCAAGTGATGCAAGCGCCAATGCCGACACCAACTCACCAAGTCTCGAGTTCAACATGTACCTATCCCCTTTAAACGTACCGCACCCCTCGTTGGGTGGCACATACCCTAGCAATACGGAAGCCACCCTGCAGTCGTTTGGACTTCGTATGCGTTTATCAGCGACGACAGTCAGGCGAGGCGGTCGACCAGGAGGCCCGCGAAGCTCGTCAGGGCGTCCTTGGCGGGGCCCTCCGGCAGGGGCGCGAGTTCGGCGACCGCATCCGCGGCCCACTGGCGCGCCAGCTCCCGCGACTCGTCCAGGATCGGGTGCGCGCGGAGCGCATCGAGGGCGGCCGCCAGTGACGCGTCGTCGCTCAGGTCGCCCTCGAGGGCGGTGAGGATGTCGGTGCCGGCGGCATCGATCTCTCCGCGCGCGGCCTGGGCGCGCAGCAGCAGCACGGGCATCGTGGCCACGCCTTCGCGCAGGTCCGTGCCCGGGGTCTTGCCGGTGACCTCGGCGTCGGAGATCAGGTCGATCACGTCGTCCGCGAGCTGGAACGCGACGCCGACCTTCTCCCCATAGGCGACGACGGCGGCGATGATCTCCGCGTCGGCGCCCGCGAACAGGGCTCCGTAGTGGGCGGAGGCCGAGATGAGGGAGCCGGTCTTGTCGGCGAGCACGCGCAGATAGTGCGCGATCGGGTCGTCGTCCGCCCCCGGGCCGAGGGTCTCGTGCAGCTGACCGAGCACGAGCCGTTCGAACGCGTCGGCCTGGATCCGCACGGCGACGGGGCCGAGCTCGGAGACGAGCTGCGAGGCGCGGGCGAAGAGCAGGTCCCCGACGAGGATCGCGACGGAGTTGCCCCACACCTCGTGCGCGCTCGGAGCGCCCCGGCGAAGCGGAGCCGAGTCCATGACGTCGTCGTGGTAGAGCGTGGCCAGATGGGTGAGCTCGGTGGCCACGGCGGCCTGCCGCACCGCCTCGTCGATCCCGCTGCCGAGCTGGGAGGTGAGCATGACGAGCACCGGCCGCAGCCGCTTGCCCCCCGCGCTCATCAGGTGCCCGGAGGCGTCGGCGATGATCGGGTGCGTGCTGCGCGCCTCGTGGGCCAACCGGGCCTCGATCCGGTCCAGTTCGCCGGCGATGAGGCCTTCGAGGGCCTCATCGCCGAGGGGCAGGGACGAGGTCACAGCAGGAACTTCGACGCCTGCGCGGTGAGGTCGAGCACGCCCTGCGGGACGATTCCCAGGGCGACGGTCCCGATCGCGCAGACCGCGATCGCCACCTGGGCCATGCCCTCGGGCGCGACCACCGTCGTGTGCTCACCTGCCGGCTCCGTGAAGAACATGAGCACGATGATACGGATGTAGAAGAACGCCGAGGCGGCCGAGGCGATGATCGCCACCACGACGAGCGGCCAGGCGCCGCCGTCGATCGCCGAACTGAAGACCGTGAACTTCCCGATGAAGCCCGAGGTGAGCGGGATCCCGGCGAACGACAGCAGGAACAGCGTCATGGCCAGCGCGAGCAGCGGGCTGCGGCGACCGAGTCCGGCCCACTGCGACAGGTGCCCGGCCTCGCTCGTGACCGTGCCGTCCGCGTTCCGGTTGCGCACCATGGCCACGAGGCCGAAGGCGCCGACGGTGGCCAGTCCGTAGGCGAGCAGGTAGAAGAGCACCGCGCCGATCCCCGACTGCTCGAGGGAGATGACGCCGAGCAGCACGAATCCCGCGTGGGCGATCGCGGAGTACGCGAGGATCCGCTTCATGTCGGTCTGGACGAGCGCGAGCACGGTGCCCACGATCATCGTGAGGATCGCGATCGTCCACAGGAACGGGGCCAGGTCCCACTGGATGCCCGGGGTGACGACGTAGACGAACCGCAGGATCGCGCCGAATGCGGCGATCTTGACGCCGGCCGCCATGAAGCCCGTGATCGGGGTCGGTGCGCCCTGGTAGACGTCCGGGGTCCACGAGTGGAAGGGCACGGCGGCCACCTTGAACAGCAGCCCGATGAGCACGAGCACGCTCCCGGCGAGCAGGAGCCCGTCCATCCCGACCATCTGCGGGACGGCGGTCGCGATCTCGGAGAGCCGGATCGAGCCCGAGTAGCCGTAGAGCAGCGCGAGGCCCATGAGGAAGAACGCCGAGGAGAACGCGCCGAGCAGGAAGTACTTGAGCGAGGCCTCCTGCGACACGAGTCGGCGCCTACGGGCGAGACCCGAGAGCAGGTACAGCGGCAGCGACAGCACCTCGAGGGCGATGAACATCGTCAGCAGGTCCGCCGCGACCGTGAACACCATGAGGCCGAGGACGGCGAACAGCGTGAGCGGGTAGACCTCGGTCTGCACGAGACCGGCACGGCGGGCCTGCTCCTCGTACTGGGAGCCCGGGATCGCGGCCGCGGTCGGGGCGAAGAAGTCCTCGCCCCCGACCCTGTCGGCGAGGATGAGCAGCGCGAGGAACGACATGACGAGCACGAGCCCCTGGCCGAAGAGCCCGGCCGGATCCTCGTGGATGGCGCCGGCCACGAGCTCCTGCGGGCCCTGGATGCTCACCTCGGTCCAGCGCCACACGACGGCCACGAGGGCCGCGCCCATCGCGACGACGGACAGTCCCACCTGGGCGAGCCGACGGTGCGCACGCGGCACGAAGGCCTCCACGAGCACCGAGGCGACCGCTGCGGCGAAGACGATGACGATCGGTGCGAGCGCCGCCCAGTCGATGTGCGGGGCGACGAATGTGGACTGCAACGGATTCATGAAGCGCTCCCGATGATCTGGGCGAGAGTGTCAGCGATGGGGTTGACCGCATCGAGAACGGGCGCCGGATAGAAGCCCAGGAAGAGCATCGCCGCGATGAGGACCCCCGCGACGGTCTTCTCCCGGCCGTCCAGATCCGGCATCCCGCGGTACTTCTCGTTCGGTGGACCGGTGTAGATGCGTTGATAGGACATGAGGATGTACAGCGCCGAGAGCACGATGCCGATGACGGCCGCGATCCCGATCCAGACGGCGTTCTGGAAGGAGCCGAGCAGCACCTGGTACTCGGGCACGAAGCCGGACAGGCCGGGGAGCGCGAGCGAGGCGAATCCGGAGATGAGCCAGGTGCCGGCGATGATCGGGGTGATGCGCTGCATGCCCCCGTAGGAGTCCATGAGCTGGGTTCCCCCGCGCTGGGTCTGGAAGCCGGAGATGAGGAAGAGTCCGGCGATCGAGAGGCCGTGGGCGACCATGTAGATCATCGCCCCGCTCAGGGCGGTGGTGGTGCCCACGAAGATGCCCAGCACGATGAAGCCGAAGTGGCTGACCGAGCTGAACGCGATCATCCGCATGACGTCCGTCTGCCCGATCGCCACGATCCCGCCGTAGATGATCGCGATGACCGCGAGCACGATGATCACCGGGGCGGCCGCCTTCGAGGCGTCCGGGAAGATCGGCAGGCACAGCACGATCATCCCGAACGTGCCCACCTTGTCGAGGACGCCGACGAGCAGCGTGGAGGTGCCCGGAGGTGCCTGGGCGGCGCTGTCGGGCAGCCACGTGTGCACCGGAACCATCGGCGCCTTGATCGCGAACGCCACGAAGAACGTGAGGAAGAGCCACATCTGCAGCGTCGCGTCCCCGCCCACCGCGTTCGTGACGTTCTCGAGCAGGAAGGCGCTCGGGCCCTGGTCGGTCTGGAAGTACAGCGCGATGACGCCGACGAGCATGATGAGCCCGCCCGCGAGCGAGTAGACGAGGAACTTGATCGCGGCGCTGCGGCGGTTCGGCCCGCCGTAGGAACCGATCATGAAGTAGATCGGGATGAGGATCGCCTCGAACAGGATGTAGAAGAAGAACACGTCCTGCGCGACGAAGATCGCGATCATGAGCGCCTCGAGCACGAGGATGAGCGCCATGTAACTGGCCCGGCGATAGTCGAGCGCTGCCTTGGCGGTGACCCCCTCGGGGAGGGTCACCTCGTTCCAGGCGGAGAGGATGACGATCGGCACGAGCAGCGCGGCGAGCAGCACCATGACGAGGCCGAGGCCGGTGACCCCGACGGCGTAGGAGGCGCCGAAGGCCGGGATCCACTCGGCCACCTGCGTGAACTGGGGCGTCGAGGCGTTCGCGATGTCGAAGCCGCCCGCGAGCCACCCGGCGCCCGCGAGCACGACGACGGAGGTGACCAGGGCGATCGGGCGGGCTGCGGCCCGCAGGGGTCGCACGGCCCAGATGAGCAGCGCGACGACCGCGGGGACGAGGATGAGGAGAGTCAGAATCGACTGTCCGGCAATCTGTGTGGGCATCCGTGATTCTCCTGCTCAGTACCGGATCGCGAGCACGACGACGAGGGAGGCGACGACCCCGACGGCCATGAGTGCGCTGTAGCTGCGGACATAACCGTTCTGGAGGCGCCGGAGCCGTTCGCCCCAGCCCACCGTGCCGGATCCGAGGCCGCGCACGGCCCCGTCGACGACGGCGCCATCGGCGTAGACGAGCGTGCGGGTCAGGTGCAGGCCCGGACGCCCGACGAGGGCCTCGTTCACGTCGTCCTGGTGAAGGTCGACCCGGGCGGCGCGGGTGAGCACGCTGCCGACGGGCGGCGCGATCGGCACCTCGTTCGCGGCGTACTGGCGCCAGGCCAGGAACACCCCGATGGCCACGAGCACGAGCGTGGCGGTGGTGATCACCGGCACGGACAGCACCGGCTCGTGATGCTCGACCGGCCCGGTCACCGGCGCGAGCCAGGTGGAGAACCGGTCGCCGATCGCGAGGAACGCTCCGAGTCCGACCGAGCCGATCGCGAGGATGATCATCGGGATCGTCATGAGCGCCGGGGACTCGTGCGGGTGCTGCTCCGGGCCGGGAAGCCCGTTGCGCCCGTCGTTGAAGCGCTCCTTGCCGTGGAAGGTCATGAAGAAGAGCCGCGACATGTAGAAGGCGGTGATCCCCGCGCCCAGGAGCGCGACGCCGCCGAAGACCCAGGGCTGCCAGCCCTCGCCGACGAACGCGGCCTCGATGATCTTGTCCTTCGACCAGAATCCGCTCAGGCCGGGGAAGCCGATGATGGCCAGCCAGCCGGCCCCGAACGTGATCCAGGTGATCTTCATGTACCGGCTCAGGCCACCGAACCCGCGCATGTTCACGACGTCGTTCATGCCGTGCATGACCGACCCGGATCCGAGGAAGAGGCCGGCCTTGAAGAAGCCGTGGGTGATCAGGTGGAAGATCGCGAACGCGTAGCCGATCGGGCCGAGCCCGGCGGCGAGCATCATGTAGCCGATCTGGCTCATCGTCGAGGCGGCGAGCGCCTTCTTCAGGTCGTCCTTCGCGCAACCGACGATCGCCCCGAACAGCAGCGTGATCGCACCGACGATGACGACGACGAGCTGGGCGGCGGGCGCCCCCTCGAAGATCGGGCCGGAGCGCACCACGAGGTAGACGCCGGCGGTGACCATCGTGGCGGCGTGGATGAGGGCCGAGACCGGCGTCGGGCCGGCCATCGCGTCTCCCAGCCAGGCCTGCAGCGGGAACTGGGCGGACTTGCCGCAGGCCCCGATGAGGAAGGCGATGCCCGCGAACGTGAGCACGCCCTCGTTCGTCCCGGCCGCGGCGTCGAAGACAGTCTCGAAGTCGACGGCGCCGATGGTCGCGAACAGCACCATCATGCCGACGAGCATGCCCATGTCGCCGACGCGGTTCATCACGAACGCCTTCTTCGCGGCGACCGCGTACTCCGTCCGCTGATTCCAGAACCCGATGAGCAGGTAGGAGGCGACGCCGACGCCCTCCCAGCCGAGGAAGAGGAACGCGTAGGAGTCCGCCATCACGAGGATGAGCATCGACGCGACGAACAGGTTGAGGTAGGCGAAGAAGCGTCGGCGAGCGACGTCGTCCTTCATGTACGCGACCGAGTAGATGTGGATGAGCGTGCCCACGAACGTGACCAGGAGCATGAACGAGATCGACAGCGTGTCGATCCGCAGCCCGGCGGAGACGTTGAGAGCGGAGCCCGTGATCCAGTCGTACAGGTGCACGTCGACCGCACGGTCGGCCGGCGCGCGACCGAGGAAGTCGATCAGCAGCGCGATGGCCAGGACACCGGAGGCACCGGAGGCGAGAACGCCGAGCCAGTGGCCCCACGAATCGGCGGCGCGCCCCAGCAGGAGCAGGAGGCCGGCGCTCACCAGGGGAATGGCGATGAGCAGCCAGGAGGCATTGACGAGGTCCACGTGTATTCCCCTAGTTCTTCAGGAGGCTGACGTCGTCGAGCGACGCCGACACCCGGGATCGGAAGATGGACACGATGATCGCGAGGCCGATGACCACCTCGGCCGCGGCGACGACCATGACGAAGAACGCGATCACCTCACCGCGAAGGTCGCCGTGGATGCGGGCGAACGCGATGAGCATGAGGTTGGCCGCATTGAGCATGAGTTCGACACCCATGAACGCCACGATCGCGTTGCGCCGCACGAGCACCGTGACGGTGCCGATGGTGAACAGGATGCCCGAGAGCACCAGGTAGTTGAGCATGCTCATGGGCGGGTCTCCTCCGTCTCGGTGTTCACCGGGAACTCACTCACGTCCTCGAGCTCCGAGACCTCGGTCGCGCTGCCGCGGCCGAGTTCGAGCCGCTGCGGCGGGGTGGCGAACTGGCCGCGGACCCGCAGCACGGAGGAGACCGACTCGTCCACGGGCCGGCCCGCGGCGTCGATCGCCGGCATGTCCGCCGAGTTGTGGCGGGCGTAGACCCCCGGTCCGGGCCGCACGGTGATCGTGCCGGAGGACTCCCCGGCGCCGTAGGCCCGCATCCGGGCGCTCGCCAACTCGGGCTGGCCGACCTTCTCGGTGAGCCGGAGCCGGTGCGTGAGCGTGATGGCCCCGAGGGCCGCCGTGATGAGCAGGGCCCCGGTCAACTCGAACGGGAACACGAACTCGGAGAAGATGAGCCGCGCGACCCCGACCGGGTTGCCGTCGGCGTTCGCCGCGGCCAGCCCGACCGGTTCGGGCAGGCTCGCCCGCGTGGTGACAGCGATGAGCAGGATGAGCGTGCCCACCCCGGCGAGCACCGCCCACCAGCGCTGGCCGGTGAGGGTCTCGGTGAGGGACTCGCTCGAGTCGACGCCGATGAGCATGATGACGAACAGGAACAGCATCATCACGGCGCCGGTGTACACGACCACCTGGGCCACGCCGAGGAACGGCGCCTCGTTCGCGGTGTAGAGCACGGCGAGGCCGATCATCACGCCGGCGACCGCGACCGCGATGTGCACGATCCGCTTGCTGAAGATCAGCCCGAGCGCGCCGATCACCATGAGGGGGGCGAGGATCCAGAAGACCACCCCCTCTCCCGTGGACAACGTCAGTGGCTCGGTCACCGGGTACCTCCCGCGGGTGAGTGAGTGCTGGACTCGGCCCGCGCGGCGGCGGCCGCGGCCGAGTCGAGGGTCTCGTCGTGGGGGCGGTGCTCGCGGACCCAGTCCACCTGGGATCGGGTCGGGCCGGTCACCTCGCCCTTGTAGTAGTCGACATCGGTCGTGCCCTCGACCATCGGGTGGGGGGCGGCGAGCATGCCGTCCCGCAGCGGCGCGAGCAGCTCGTCCTTGGTGTAGATCATCTCCGCCCGGGTCTGGCCGGCGAGCTCGAACTCGTTGCTCATCGTCAGGGCCCGGGTGGGGCAGGCCTCGATGCACAGGCCGCAGAAGATGCACCGCAGGTAGTTGATCTGGTACGTGCGCCCGTACCGCTCGCCCGGCGCGTACTGCGCGTCGGGCGTGTTGTTGCCGGCCTCGA
The window above is part of the Pseudactinotalea sp. HY158 genome. Proteins encoded here:
- the eccCa gene encoding type VII secretion protein EccCa, coding for MPIIAGAPTAPGTSWEQWMNPRSGPRPAPPQVPSGSIALQPPPELAKPEGASNALMMAVPMIGSLGSVALIAFNSSSNPVRAYIMGGMFLFMALSMVGMNIWRQKSKHTGEVTGNRREYLAYLADLRATVRTAADRQRQYAHWMLPDPWALPVVAEEGTRVWEREVTAPDAYDVRIGRATTRLALTLEPPPPAPVAQIDPVSASAAHRFVTTHQNLRAVPFGVNLRDVARIEVLGQATQVRSLTRAMLCHLATFIDADNLQIAILAGPDALPQWEWAKWLPHTHSLHAHDAVGRTRMIGAAFSDISDYLPPGVGDRPRFQPGAEVFPHLVVVVDGGHLPDDHPIATRDGVAGVTLIDLPAQWDELRDRNTVRLRLFDPVAAAGGADVTPMQVLQRSRQATDALADRMSIAEAEATARRLTPFALEQESDEGPRTAVSAELTDLLGLPDVRDFDPEVAWRPRLARDRLRVPIGLSPQGQPISLDLKESAEQGMGPHGLLIGATGSGKSEVLRTLVLALALTHSSEALNFVLVDFKGGATFAGMADMPHVSAIITNLGEELTLVDRMADALQGEMIRRQELLRSAGNFANVGDYEKARKASGRTDLPPLPALVIVADEFTELLSAKPDFADLFTQIGRLGRSMHIHLLLSTQRLEEGKLRGLDSHLSYRIGLKTFSGADSRAVIGVPDAFELPGGGGHGFLKPDSTTLLQFRAAYVSAPPKARRRATPVRTEATQVRVEAFTAAPVLSATKEVEPVPAIPAGPAGPAEPAEKRVTFDIAVSRMKGHGLPAHQVWLPPLEVPETFDALMPDLSVDGELGLVSRRWREAGVLTFPLGIVDRPLEQRREVLRFSLAGAGGHMAVVGGPRTGKSTALRSVVTGLALTHTPHEVQFFVMDFGGGTFAPLADLAHVAGVASRSQPDVVRRVLAEVTGIVNAREKYFVAHGIDSIETYRQRRAEGRVDDGWGDVVLIVDGWPTLRSEFDDMESEIQALGARGLTFGLHVLASANQWMNFRTQMKDLFGTKLELQLGNPMDSDIDRKVAANIPADRPGRGLIASGHHVLAALPRIDGRPEPDVLAPGVDHLIESVNKAWTKAPGPKLRLLPTDVSPADVLAAAPSGDQLLLGVEEAALTGVGIDPRVEPHVYAFGDSGSGKSTFIASMAAEIQRLYTPEQAQILQVDYRFAHLGAIPDEYLAGYYRTAPNAMAGIKDLAAFLSGRLPGPDVTADQLRARSWWTGKDVFLLVDDYELVATSQGNPLLPLVPLLPQARDIGLHVVLVRSAGGAAKSLYEPVIQSLSDLASPGLILAGSPAEGPLVKNVKPKPGDPGRAQLVTRRGVQVVQLMHTPLADQ
- a CDS encoding polyprenyl synthetase family protein; translation: MTSSLPLGDEALEGLIAGELDRIEARLAHEARSTHPIIADASGHLMSAGGKRLRPVLVMLTSQLGSGIDEAVRQAAVATELTHLATLYHDDVMDSAPLRRGAPSAHEVWGNSVAILVGDLLFARASQLVSELGPVAVRIQADAFERLVLGQLHETLGPGADDDPIAHYLRVLADKTGSLISASAHYGALFAGADAEIIAAVVAYGEKVGVAFQLADDVIDLISDAEVTGKTPGTDLREGVATMPVLLLRAQAARGEIDAAGTDILTALEGDLSDDASLAAALDALRAHPILDESRELARQWAADAVAELAPLPEGPAKDALTSFAGLLVDRLA
- the nuoN gene encoding NADH-quinone oxidoreductase subunit NuoN yields the protein MNPLQSTFVAPHIDWAALAPIVIVFAAAVASVLVEAFVPRAHRRLAQVGLSVVAMGAALVAVVWRWTEVSIQGPQELVAGAIHEDPAGLFGQGLVLVMSFLALLILADRVGGEDFFAPTAAAIPGSQYEEQARRAGLVQTEVYPLTLFAVLGLMVFTVAADLLTMFIALEVLSLPLYLLSGLARRRRLVSQEASLKYFLLGAFSSAFFLMGLALLYGYSGSIRLSEIATAVPQMVGMDGLLLAGSVLVLIGLLFKVAAVPFHSWTPDVYQGAPTPITGFMAAGVKIAAFGAILRFVYVVTPGIQWDLAPFLWTIAILTMIVGTVLALVQTDMKRILAYSAIAHAGFVLLGVISLEQSGIGAVLFYLLAYGLATVGAFGLVAMVRNRNADGTVTSEAGHLSQWAGLGRRSPLLALAMTLFLLSFAGIPLTSGFIGKFTVFSSAIDGGAWPLVVVAIIASAASAFFYIRIIVLMFFTEPAGEHTTVVAPEGMAQVAIAVCAIGTVALGIVPQGVLDLTAQASKFLL
- a CDS encoding NADH-quinone oxidoreductase subunit M, with product MPTQIAGQSILTLLILVPAVVALLIWAVRPLRAAARPIALVTSVVVLAGAGWLAGGFDIANASTPQFTQVAEWIPAFGASYAVGVTGLGLVMVLLAALLVPIVILSAWNEVTLPEGVTAKAALDYRRASYMALILVLEALMIAIFVAQDVFFFYILFEAILIPIYFMIGSYGGPNRRSAAIKFLVYSLAGGLIMLVGVIALYFQTDQGPSAFLLENVTNAVGGDATLQMWLFLTFFVAFAIKAPMVPVHTWLPDSAAQAPPGTSTLLVGVLDKVGTFGMIVLCLPIFPDASKAAAPVIIVLAVIAIIYGGIVAIGQTDVMRMIAFSSVSHFGFIVLGIFVGTTTALSGAMIYMVAHGLSIAGLFLISGFQTQRGGTQLMDSYGGMQRITPIIAGTWLISGFASLALPGLSGFVPEYQVLLGSFQNAVWIGIAAVIGIVLSALYILMSYQRIYTGPPNEKYRGMPDLDGREKTVAGVLIAAMLFLGFYPAPVLDAVNPIADTLAQIIGSAS